From a single Bacteroidota bacterium genomic region:
- a CDS encoding glycosyltransferase, whose protein sequence is MWLILLSAVTILQVAIFALLTSAWKTRKENAHRQNPQKEFGPQQSPLSNIHYSLLTFNSPLSTLHNEDSSDLPQNGGISVLIAAKNEAENLKRFLPSVLNQDFRGNYEVIVALDRCTDASESIVAELQTRHPHLKSIVIDSLPEGWTGKKYALQQAIQTARYDCLAFTDADCELPPLWLDGMAQEFAKGNDLVLGVSPYAPANGFLNLLIRFETWMTAILYIGLARLGLPYMAVGRSLGYRKSWFEAVGGFKDIAHRLSGDDDLLVNRHANPRKTGFLTDLETQVISLPKTTWRDWMRQKIRHGSAGSAYKPASMLILSVIHGLHLIFYLSLIVVLCVQPAFGWALMIYLLRTAAMIAILASLPWRNKVALLVAFPLLDVAYLIYLALLAPAAALIQPKWN, encoded by the coding sequence ATGTGGTTGATTCTCCTTTCCGCCGTCACCATCCTGCAAGTAGCCATTTTCGCGCTGCTCACCTCGGCATGGAAAACAAGGAAGGAAAATGCCCATCGGCAAAACCCTCAAAAGGAATTCGGCCCACAACAATCTCCACTTTCCAATATTCACTATTCACTTTTAACTTTTAACTCTCCACTCTCCACTCTCCACAACGAAGATTCAAGTGATCTCCCTCAAAATGGCGGCATTTCCGTTCTCATCGCCGCAAAAAACGAAGCAGAAAACCTAAAACGCTTTCTCCCAAGTGTCCTTAATCAAGATTTTCGCGGCAACTACGAAGTCATTGTCGCCTTGGACCGCTGTACGGATGCTTCAGAAAGCATTGTTGCCGAACTGCAAACCCGACATCCGCATTTGAAAAGCATCGTGATCGACAGCCTTCCCGAGGGCTGGACTGGGAAAAAATACGCCTTGCAGCAAGCCATTCAAACCGCCCGCTACGATTGTTTGGCCTTTACCGATGCCGACTGCGAATTGCCTCCGCTTTGGCTTGACGGGATGGCGCAGGAATTTGCAAAAGGCAACGACCTCGTCTTGGGTGTGAGTCCGTATGCGCCTGCGAATGGTTTTCTCAACCTGCTCATTCGCTTTGAAACGTGGATGACGGCCATTCTCTATATCGGTTTGGCAAGGTTGGGCCTGCCCTACATGGCCGTCGGACGCAGTTTGGGCTATCGGAAATCATGGTTTGAAGCCGTCGGCGGATTCAAGGACATCGCCCATCGGCTTTCTGGAGACGATGATCTGTTGGTGAATCGACATGCCAATCCACGAAAAACAGGCTTTCTGACCGACCTCGAGACGCAGGTAATTTCGCTGCCGAAAACGACTTGGCGGGATTGGATGCGGCAGAAGATTCGGCATGGCAGTGCTGGTTCGGCGTACAAGCCGGCTTCGATGCTGATTTTGTCAGTGATTCATGGGCTGCATCTGATTTTTTATCTATCTTTGATCGTTGTTCTTTGCGTGCAGCCCGCCTTTGGCTGGGCCCTGATGATCTACCTCCTGCGAACGGCCGCCATGATTGCGATTTTGGCCTCGTTGCCGTGGAGAAACAAAGTCGCCCTCCTTGTTGCTTTCCCGCTCCTGGATGTCGCTTACCTCATCTACCTCGCCCTTTTGGCTCCGGCAGCTGCACTCATCCAACCTAAATGGAACTGA
- a CDS encoding sigma-70 family RNA polymerase sigma factor, with translation MAEASKNTKDDLELVKRAAEKDPKAYEKLLKKYRKSVYYMLLKMVNNTDDAEDLTQEAFAKAFNSLHKFDSKYAFSTWLFRIATNNCIDFIRKKRVQTVSIDTSYENDEGDSFQFDIKDPDDNPDEVMLRKQRKEYLSIAVEKLPEKYKKLVDLRYFQELSYEEVAVELNLPLGTVKAQLFRARELLANELKYLEGKM, from the coding sequence ATGGCGGAAGCGTCTAAAAATACAAAGGACGATCTCGAACTCGTCAAACGGGCTGCGGAGAAGGATCCCAAGGCTTATGAGAAGCTGTTGAAAAAGTACCGCAAGTCGGTCTATTACATGCTGCTCAAGATGGTCAACAACACGGATGATGCCGAGGACTTGACCCAGGAAGCATTCGCCAAGGCCTTCAATTCGCTGCATAAATTCGACTCCAAATACGCCTTCAGCACTTGGCTGTTTCGTATTGCCACCAACAATTGCATCGACTTCATCCGGAAAAAGCGGGTGCAGACGGTGAGCATTGACACCTCCTACGAAAACGACGAAGGCGACAGCTTTCAGTTTGACATCAAGGACCCCGATGACAATCCCGACGAAGTGATGCTGCGCAAGCAACGCAAGGAATATCTGAGCATTGCCGTCGAAAAGCTTCCCGAGAAGTACAAAAAGCTCGTTGATCTGCGGTATTTCCAAGAATTGAGCTACGAAGAAGTCGCCGTAGAACTCAATCTGCCCCTCGGCACCGTCAAAGCCCAACTCTTCCGCGCCCGGGAATTGCTCGCAAACGAGCTGAAGTACCTGGAAGGCAAAATGTAA
- a CDS encoding DUF2236 domain-containing protein yields MKWNNTFLDAQRLVGDGPADAVLERLVAEFGPEKARELFTILIHNIDLPVAQVPTYVKDYFDEQGQPPEVIDFGRVRAGQKVFVDFGPAMALMLYFKSLPTTYLDWKLCETLGITGRLDDTRQWPTIFSRRVGETTQFLLDVMTPGSLANGREGVQSTLKVRLVHASIRHFVGASPKFKEGEWQKPINQEDLAYTLLTFGLTMVQGARQMNLPMTDKQASDFYYAWRLVGHYLGIAPELIPVDLQDAEAQQQAMFARLVGPSESGKSITKALLDFSKEIMLPTDLLDNSADFLLRYFMGDEHANVLGVESKKGCLAAVVPGAIARYFGWLEKLEDRGQGLEKLTNKLGLAVIRGMMKRFKSTKGRSLYVPEEMAKEWGI; encoded by the coding sequence ATGAAATGGAATAACACCTTCTTGGATGCGCAGCGTTTGGTGGGCGATGGGCCTGCGGATGCTGTTTTGGAGCGGCTTGTGGCCGAATTCGGGCCTGAAAAAGCGCGGGAATTGTTCACGATTCTGATCCACAACATTGATTTGCCGGTCGCGCAGGTGCCGACTTATGTCAAGGATTATTTTGACGAACAGGGGCAACCGCCGGAGGTGATTGATTTCGGACGCGTGCGCGCGGGACAAAAGGTCTTTGTGGATTTCGGTCCGGCGATGGCTTTGATGCTCTATTTCAAATCGTTGCCGACCACGTACTTGGACTGGAAACTTTGCGAAACCTTGGGAATTACCGGCCGCCTCGACGACACTCGGCAATGGCCGACGATTTTTTCCAGGAGGGTAGGGGAGACAACGCAGTTTTTGCTGGACGTGATGACACCGGGAAGTCTCGCAAACGGCCGCGAAGGCGTACAAAGCACGCTCAAGGTGCGTTTGGTGCATGCGAGCATCCGCCATTTTGTGGGTGCAAGTCCCAAATTCAAGGAAGGCGAATGGCAAAAACCGATCAATCAGGAAGATTTGGCCTATACCTTGCTCACCTTCGGACTCACGATGGTGCAAGGCGCGCGGCAAATGAACCTTCCGATGACGGACAAGCAGGCAAGTGATTTTTACTATGCTTGGCGATTGGTGGGGCATTATCTTGGAATCGCACCCGAATTGATTCCTGTGGATTTGCAAGATGCCGAAGCACAGCAACAAGCCATGTTTGCGCGTTTGGTAGGTCCCTCAGAATCAGGTAAATCGATCACGAAAGCCTTGCTGGACTTTTCGAAAGAAATCATGCTGCCGACCGACCTGCTCGACAACAGCGCGGACTTTTTGCTGCGCTATTTCATGGGCGATGAACATGCAAACGTCTTGGGCGTGGAATCAAAGAAAGGATGTTTGGCAGCGGTCGTCCCAGGAGCGATTGCCCGTTACTTCGGATGGCTGGAAAAGCTCGAAGACCGGGGCCAGGGTTTGGAGAAACTCACCAATAAACTCGGGCTTGCAGTCATTCGCGGCATGATGAAACGCTTCAAAAGCACCAAAGGACGGTCTTTGTATGTGCCGGAGGAAATGGCAAAGGAATGGGGAATTTAG
- a CDS encoding CotH kinase family protein: MFLFLAVGIPVQVLAQSTDGDALFDVPGIHDVQVTFTQPGFWDSLTAYKPLDKFMMAKVVIDGTIRDSIGIQLKGNSSYNSYPGVKKSMKIAFDEYVSQKFDGLKTINLNNGFKDPTMIREKMMLDFCRRNGVPAPRCTYARVYLNGTYWGLYTLVEQVNKTFLTDRFGDNDGNLFKGDPQGSLQWFGNLPSSYYAKYELKTNETANDWTDLVHLIDVINNTPSQNLRDSLERVLDTQTFIDVWASNILFSNLDSYQGSGHNYYLYHDTTENRFKFISWDVNEAFGNFQMGQGWPGIQTLTPFFIPNPPNSRPLTNNMLQNTTYHDAYVDRLCEFATYDFTTAHLYPIVDSLANLIRADVYADPNKMYTNQQFETNLTQPISSGPMGQIPGLKDFIIGRRNALQTQLAGFGCTMVVGMEEGTGAEVVSVYPNFLDGRFKMEFPVEKGLLTIVNMQGKVIVHQELATSLSEFHLNLAAGIYGYTLQSVEGRFFRGKFTIESE, encoded by the coding sequence ATGTTTCTTTTCTTGGCCGTAGGCATCCCTGTGCAAGTTTTGGCCCAATCCACCGACGGCGACGCCTTGTTTGACGTCCCGGGCATCCACGACGTGCAGGTGACCTTCACCCAACCTGGATTTTGGGATTCGCTGACAGCTTACAAGCCGCTCGACAAGTTCATGATGGCCAAAGTCGTGATCGACGGCACGATTCGGGATTCGATCGGCATTCAACTCAAGGGCAATTCCTCCTACAACAGCTATCCCGGCGTCAAAAAGTCGATGAAAATTGCCTTTGACGAATATGTTTCGCAGAAATTCGATGGCCTCAAGACCATTAACCTCAACAACGGATTCAAGGATCCGACGATGATCCGCGAAAAGATGATGCTGGACTTTTGCAGGCGCAATGGCGTGCCCGCGCCCCGCTGCACCTACGCCCGCGTGTACCTGAATGGCACGTATTGGGGCCTGTACACGCTCGTCGAGCAGGTCAACAAAACCTTTCTCACCGATCGATTTGGCGACAACGACGGCAATCTTTTCAAAGGCGATCCGCAAGGAAGCCTGCAATGGTTCGGGAATTTGCCATCCTCCTATTATGCCAAATACGAACTCAAAACCAATGAAACCGCCAATGATTGGACGGATTTGGTGCACCTGATCGACGTGATCAACAATACGCCGAGCCAAAATTTGCGCGATTCCCTCGAACGCGTTTTGGATACGCAGACCTTCATCGATGTTTGGGCGTCCAACATTCTCTTTTCCAACTTGGATTCGTATCAGGGTTCGGGACACAATTATTACCTCTACCACGACACCACCGAAAACCGCTTCAAATTCATTTCTTGGGACGTCAACGAGGCTTTCGGGAATTTTCAAATGGGTCAGGGATGGCCTGGAATTCAGACATTAACGCCGTTTTTTATTCCCAATCCTCCGAATAGCCGCCCGCTCACCAACAACATGCTCCAAAATACGACTTACCATGATGCCTACGTCGATCGGCTCTGCGAATTTGCGACCTACGACTTCACCACGGCCCACCTTTATCCGATTGTGGACAGCCTTGCCAATCTGATTCGTGCCGATGTGTATGCAGACCCCAATAAAATGTACACCAATCAGCAATTTGAGACCAATCTGACCCAACCGATCAGCAGCGGTCCGATGGGACAAATCCCTGGCTTGAAGGATTTTATCATCGGTCGAAGGAATGCACTGCAGACGCAGTTGGCAGGGTTTGGGTGTACGATGGTGGTCGGAATGGAAGAGGGTACGGGTGCGGAAGTGGTCTCGGTGTATCCAAACTTTCTGGATGGGCGCTTCAAGATGGAATTTCCCGTCGAGAAAGGATTGTTGACGATTGTGAATATGCAAGGGAAGGTGATAGTGCACCAAGAATTGGCTACATCTCTATCGGAATTTCATCTGAATTTAGCAGCGGGGATCTATGGTTATACCCTTCAATCTGTAGAAGGCAGATTTTTCCGCGGCAAGTTCACGATTGAATCCGAATGA
- a CDS encoding M28 family peptidase, whose protein sequence is MLKTKHLFALAAIFTSIIFVSCGDGKPGGTDKDPDSIPKVEPFKAIAPEFSADTAYRFIEQQLAFGPRIPNTPAHVACAEWMVNQFKAYGAETMVQAAEIKDRSGKLIQMKNIIASYNPAATKRVMLTAHWDSRPFADKDGKNPSAPVPGANDGASGVAVILEVARQFHIKAPTVGVDLILWDAEDNGSYNDNESWCQGSQYWVNHPHKAGYRAAWGINLDMVGAKDARFTKDAYSLQSARGQTDHVWSIAAQLGYGNYFSGAYTDFASIDDHYFIIEGTGTPMVEVIDRDLTSSEFFPHWHTTTDDINAIDKATLKATGQVMLEVLYREK, encoded by the coding sequence ATGTTGAAAACTAAGCACCTGTTTGCCCTCGCGGCCATCTTCACGTCAATCATTTTTGTCAGTTGCGGCGATGGGAAGCCCGGCGGCACCGACAAAGACCCAGATTCGATCCCTAAAGTGGAACCTTTCAAAGCCATCGCACCCGAATTCAGCGCCGATACCGCCTACCGCTTCATCGAGCAGCAGTTGGCTTTTGGTCCGCGGATCCCGAATACACCTGCCCATGTTGCCTGTGCGGAGTGGATGGTCAATCAATTCAAGGCCTACGGCGCCGAAACGATGGTGCAAGCCGCCGAAATCAAGGACCGTAGCGGGAAATTGATCCAAATGAAAAACATCATCGCAAGCTACAATCCGGCGGCGACGAAACGAGTGATGCTGACCGCACACTGGGATTCGCGTCCCTTTGCGGACAAGGATGGCAAAAATCCGAGTGCGCCCGTGCCCGGTGCCAATGACGGCGCGAGTGGCGTGGCCGTGATCCTTGAAGTTGCACGGCAATTCCATATCAAAGCGCCGACTGTCGGCGTGGACCTGATCCTATGGGATGCGGAAGACAATGGCAGCTACAATGACAATGAAAGCTGGTGCCAAGGTTCGCAATATTGGGTGAATCACCCGCACAAGGCCGGTTACCGCGCAGCTTGGGGCATCAACCTGGACATGGTCGGCGCCAAGGATGCCCGCTTTACCAAGGATGCCTACAGCCTCCAAAGTGCACGCGGCCAAACGGATCATGTCTGGAGCATCGCCGCGCAATTGGGCTACGGCAACTACTTCAGCGGCGCCTATACCGACTTCGCATCGATCGACGACCATTACTTCATCATTGAAGGAACGGGAACCCCGATGGTCGAGGTGATCGACCGCGACCTGACCTCCAGCGAATTTTTCCCGCATTGGCATACGACCACCGACGACATCAATGCCATCGACAAGGCGACATTGAAAGCGACCGGACAGGTGATGCTCGAGGTGCTCTACCGCGAAAAATAA
- a CDS encoding ribonuclease H family protein: MSKERKYYVVWVGKNPGVYDAWPAAQSQVAGHPDARFKSFVSLEEAKLAFQRPWQDFVKPAGPGGGPGKPKSEPKILTEEFLKEIVADSISVDAACSGNPGKMEYRGVYTLAPEIEIFRSQVFPLGTNNIGEFLALVHALAMFHETKPELTIYSDSKLAQGWIKKKKCATKLPVNKKTEYLHSIIARAETWLKTHKFKNKILKWETKKWGEIPADFGRK; this comes from the coding sequence GTGTCCAAGGAGCGCAAATACTACGTCGTCTGGGTGGGGAAAAACCCAGGCGTTTACGACGCTTGGCCTGCTGCCCAATCGCAGGTTGCCGGCCATCCCGATGCCCGATTTAAGTCCTTTGTGAGTCTCGAAGAAGCCAAATTGGCATTTCAACGGCCTTGGCAGGACTTTGTAAAACCGGCCGGTCCGGGTGGCGGACCGGGAAAACCGAAATCGGAACCCAAAATCCTGACAGAGGAATTTCTCAAGGAAATCGTAGCCGACAGCATTTCCGTGGATGCCGCCTGTTCGGGCAATCCAGGAAAGATGGAATACCGCGGCGTGTACACGCTAGCGCCGGAGATCGAGATTTTCCGTTCCCAAGTTTTCCCCCTGGGCACCAACAACATTGGCGAATTTTTGGCCCTCGTGCATGCGCTCGCGATGTTTCACGAGACCAAGCCGGAACTGACGATTTATTCGGACAGCAAACTCGCGCAAGGCTGGATCAAGAAGAAAAAATGCGCCACAAAATTACCTGTCAACAAAAAGACGGAGTACCTACACAGCATCATCGCTCGAGCGGAGACTTGGCTCAAAACGCATAAGTTCAAGAACAAAATCCTGAAGTGGGAGACGAAAAAGTGGGGTGAAATTCCGGCGGATTTTGGACGGAAGTGA
- a CDS encoding T9SS type A sorting domain-containing protein, whose protein sequence is MKIPSNHPFTTLFRIALILFCGTSQIPAQSIQFVRSYGNDPYDYCIDLQLRHDNGYLMCGATHFSHSNWGMYLLNTDANGDFLWAKAYGGLGNESAQRVRELPNGELLIVGQTQDTNSLNSDILVVKLDAQGDVLWSKSYGTTEDDYSLDMALTNDGGAVISGYTYSYTPDMQAFIIRIDSLGNVVWASTFGNTWDRIAYGITPTSDGGFLASAWELTFGRFNLLKLNANGQLLWTKTREEGGATNLIETADHGIIFGGQTYLQDPLQQYHIFATKTDSLGNRIWTNRYRFPLPPHAVDLWQTMAGGIAMLANVPTVDNSLQSVLIEIDGNGNLIHSRQYGGSASDSPYGMVQAPDSGFAMLLGSNSFGALRTILLKSDPIGEVGCIDSTIAMTVESLVIPEYNESITYSMQTVMVSTPNLQQFSDLNAGAIFCTNVSANEPVHDKTRVYPNPSNGSFKMDFPISKGELTIINQNGQVILQRSIDSKTLDLDLDVPSGIYRYTLQNDEGKTLHGNIAILMH, encoded by the coding sequence ATGAAAATACCCTCAAATCATCCATTCACCACCCTTTTCAGGATTGCACTCATCTTATTCTGCGGGACGTCCCAAATCCCAGCACAATCCATACAATTTGTCCGCAGCTATGGGAATGACCCCTACGACTATTGCATTGATCTGCAGCTGCGTCATGACAATGGCTATCTCATGTGTGGCGCTACCCACTTCAGCCATTCGAATTGGGGCATGTACCTGCTCAATACAGACGCAAATGGAGACTTCCTGTGGGCAAAGGCTTATGGAGGACTCGGCAACGAATCTGCGCAAAGGGTTCGCGAACTTCCCAATGGAGAATTGCTAATCGTAGGGCAAACGCAGGACACGAACAGCCTCAATTCCGATATCCTTGTGGTCAAATTAGATGCCCAAGGCGATGTATTATGGTCAAAATCCTATGGAACGACAGAGGATGACTATTCGCTGGACATGGCATTGACGAATGATGGAGGAGCAGTAATCTCTGGCTATACCTATAGCTACACTCCTGACATGCAAGCCTTTATTATCCGAATCGATTCTTTGGGAAATGTCGTTTGGGCGAGCACCTTCGGCAACACTTGGGATCGAATCGCTTACGGTATAACTCCCACAAGCGACGGAGGCTTTCTCGCAAGCGCTTGGGAACTCACCTTTGGACGTTTCAACCTCCTCAAATTGAACGCCAATGGCCAACTCCTATGGACAAAGACCCGGGAAGAAGGCGGCGCTACCAATTTGATCGAAACAGCTGACCATGGAATCATCTTTGGTGGCCAAACCTATTTGCAAGATCCGTTGCAGCAGTACCATATTTTTGCAACCAAAACCGACAGCCTTGGAAATAGGATCTGGACGAATCGTTACCGGTTCCCCCTTCCGCCGCATGCCGTTGATCTCTGGCAAACCATGGCCGGTGGAATTGCAATGTTGGCAAATGTGCCTACGGTGGACAATTCACTGCAATCCGTATTGATCGAGATCGATGGGAATGGAAACTTGATCCATTCGCGGCAATATGGAGGCAGTGCGAGCGATTCGCCTTATGGGATGGTGCAAGCACCCGACAGCGGATTTGCGATGTTGCTCGGAAGCAATAGTTTCGGGGCCCTTCGCACAATCTTGCTCAAATCCGACCCTATCGGTGAAGTGGGATGCATCGACTCCACCATTGCAATGACTGTGGAAAGCCTGGTCATCCCCGAATACAATGAATCCATTACCTATTCGATGCAGACCGTGATGGTCTCCACACCTAACTTGCAACAGTTTTCCGATTTGAATGCTGGAGCCATTTTCTGTACCAACGTCTCCGCCAATGAGCCGGTGCACGATAAAACTCGGGTTTACCCTAACCCTTCCAATGGCTCCTTCAAGATGGATTTCCCGATTTCCAAAGGCGAACTGACCATTATCAATCAGAATGGACAGGTCATCTTGCAGCGATCGATTGACTCCAAGACCTTGGACCTCGATCTCGATGTTCCGTCCGGCATCTATCGCTACACGCTTCAAAATGACGAAGGGAAAACCCTGCACGGAAATATTGCAATTCTAATGCATTGA